The proteins below are encoded in one region of Triticum aestivum cultivar Chinese Spring chromosome 1B, IWGSC CS RefSeq v2.1, whole genome shotgun sequence:
- the LOC123099066 gene encoding WUSCHEL-related homeobox 12, which yields MASSNKHWPSMFRSNPAACDFHHQPDMSNTHTRSSLISSGLDQETTRSPGETKPRWNPRPEQIWILEGIFNSGVVNPPRDEIRRIRLRLQEYGHVADANVFYWFQNRKSRTKNKLRAAAAAAAAQGQQPTGGRAAVMRASLAVRMPAPAPVTPPRRFLAPSGTLQAPTSSSSSSSDRSSGSSRSVTMKTTAMASAAAASLSQPMLPLSTAAIDLFAPAPPLTPSPGLSACQLYYQLQNNPMSSMPTPTPVRELVTSIPEQPPLHLQWPPQSQSQYLPATELGGFLGSHAHTHPTAVSPGALLLPGLCTDSALGQHEIVDDMSSSKLGLGVGGQFNFNVAADPPSDAVSAVIKDDEKARLGFLHHYGLGATAGADVSAAVLPCTPPTGNAAASSAFTDQLQGLLDAGLLAGGGAPTPMATVVTVAAGRPGAPVQCYSVPAMVCMDVKALFGPAAVMLGQTGEAIPVDGAGVTAEPLQNGACYYVLM from the exons ATGGCGTCCTCGAACAAGCACTGGCCGAGCATGTTCAGGTCCAACCCTGCTGCCTGCGACTTCCACCACCAGCCTGACATGAGCAACACCCACACCAGGTCCTCCTTGATCTCCTCAG GGCTTGACCAGGAGACGACAAGGAGCCCAGGGGAGACGAAACCGCGGTGGAACCCCCGGCCGGAGCAGATCTGGATCCTGGAGGGGATCTTCAACTCCGGCGTCGTCAACCCTCCCCGCGACGAGATCCGCCGCATCCGCCTCCGCCTGCAGGAGTACGGCCACGTCGCCGACGCCAACGTCTTCTACTGGTTCCAGAACCGCAAGTCCCGCACCAAGAACAAGCTTcgcgccgccgcggccgcagccgCTGCCCAGGGCCAACAGCCTACCGGCGGTCGCGCCGCCGTGATGCGCGCGTCCCTAGCGGTGAGGATGCCTGCGCCGGCTCCGGTGACGCCGCCGAGGCGTTTCCTCGCGCCGTCCGGCACGCTCCAGGCGCCGacgtcctcgtcatcgtcctcctcCGACCGCTCCTCCGGATCCAGCAGGTCGGTGACCATGAAAACGACGGCCATGGCGTCTGCGGCGGCAGCCTCCCTGTCCCAGCCGATGCTGCCGCTGTCGACCGCCGCCATCGACCTGTTCGCCCCGGCTCCACCACTGACACCGTCGCCTGGGCTGTCCGCGTGCCAGCTCTACTACCAGCTGCAGAACAATCCCATGTCGTcgatgccgacgccgacgccggTGCGCGAGCTGGTAACCTCCATCCCTGAGCAGCCGCCGCTCCACCTGCAGTGGCCGCCGCAGAGCCAGAGCCAGTACCTGCCAGCCACCGAGCTTGGCGGCTTCCTCGGCTCGCATGCCCACACGCATCCGACGGCGGTCTCCCCTGGCGCGCTCCTCCTTCCTGGCCTCTGCACCGACTCGGCGTTAGGGCAGCATGAGATCGTGGACGACATGAGCTCCTCCAAGCTGGGTCTCGGCGTCGGCGGCCAGTTCAACTTCAACGTGGCGGCGGATCCACCCTCCGACGCGGTGAGCGCCGTGATTAAGGACGACGAGAAGGCAAGGCTGGGGTTTCTGCACCACTACGGCCTCGGCGCCACCGCCGGCGCGGACGTCAGTGCGGCCGTCCTCCCATGCACTCCGCCTACCGGCAACGCCGCCGCAAGCTCTGCATTCACCGATCAGCTGCAAG GGCTCCTGGACGCCGGGCTGCTGGCCGGAGGAGGCGCGCCGACGCCAATGGCGACGGTAGTGACCGTGGCCGCCGGGCGGCCGGGCGCCCCCGTGCAATGCTACAGCGTGCCGGCGATGGTGTGCATGGACGTGAAGGCGCTGTTCGGCCCGGCGGCCGTGATGCTCGGGCAGACCGGCGAGGCAATCCCCGTCGACGGGGCCGGGGTCACCGCCGAGCCCCTCCAGAACGGCGCCTGCTACTACGTCCTG ATGTGA